Proteins from one Algicella marina genomic window:
- a CDS encoding NAD(P)/FAD-dependent oxidoreductase yields the protein MPAHPTEPARTSYDVVIIGGAMVGSAIAWFLADSPDFTGSVLVVERDPSFEHSSTAHTNSCMRQQFTTKINIRISQFAADYVKSFRQRMGGDERIPEIAFDRFGYMYLAATPEAAAGLRTAQALQASCGAGTRHLSPDQVAAEYPFYNLADILAANHNTQDEGYFDGTTLFDWWRRKAGERGVERIAGEVTAIGRAGNRVTGVTLSSGTTIAAGHIVNATGPRAARTASMAGLVLPVEPRKRYTFVFSAEAPLPRPLPLTIDPSGIHVRSDGALYMAGCPARPDPAVEPDDFTQDFTLWEEHVWPALAHRIPDFERIRLVRSWVGHYAFNTVDQNAILGSHPQATNFILANGFSGHGFQQAPAVGRGMAEWIAHGHYRTLDLSSLHLERIEARRHLTEAAII from the coding sequence ATGCCAGCACACCCCACCGAACCCGCCCGTACCTCCTACGATGTCGTCATCATCGGTGGCGCGATGGTCGGTTCGGCCATCGCGTGGTTCCTCGCCGACAGCCCCGATTTCACCGGCTCCGTGCTGGTGGTCGAGCGTGACCCGAGCTTCGAGCATTCCTCCACCGCCCACACCAACAGCTGCATGCGCCAGCAGTTCACCACCAAGATCAACATCCGCATCAGCCAGTTCGCTGCCGACTACGTGAAGTCCTTCCGGCAGCGCATGGGCGGCGACGAGCGCATCCCAGAGATCGCCTTCGACCGCTTCGGCTACATGTACCTCGCCGCCACGCCCGAGGCCGCCGCCGGCCTCCGCACCGCTCAAGCGTTGCAGGCATCCTGCGGCGCGGGCACCCGCCATCTCTCGCCGGACCAGGTCGCGGCCGAGTACCCGTTCTACAACCTCGCCGACATCCTCGCCGCCAATCACAACACGCAGGACGAAGGCTATTTCGACGGCACCACCCTTTTTGACTGGTGGCGCCGCAAGGCGGGCGAGCGGGGGGTGGAGCGGATCGCGGGCGAGGTCACGGCCATCGGCCGCGCAGGCAACCGCGTCACCGGCGTCACCCTCTCCTCCGGCACCACCATCGCCGCGGGCCACATCGTCAACGCCACCGGCCCCCGCGCCGCCCGCACCGCCTCGATGGCCGGCCTCGTCCTGCCGGTCGAGCCGCGCAAGCGCTACACCTTCGTCTTCTCCGCCGAGGCGCCCTTGCCGCGCCCGCTCCCCCTCACCATCGACCCCTCGGGCATCCACGTCCGTTCCGATGGCGCGCTCTACATGGCCGGCTGCCCCGCCCGGCCTGACCCGGCGGTAGAGCCTGACGACTTCACGCAGGATTTCACCCTGTGGGAGGAGCATGTCTGGCCCGCACTCGCCCACCGCATCCCGGACTTCGAGCGCATCCGCCTCGTCCGCTCATGGGTTGGCCACTACGCCTTCAATACCGTCGACCAGAACGCCATCCTCGGGTCCCACCCGCAGGCCACGAACTTCATCCTCGCCAACGGCTTTTCCGGCCACGGCTTCCAGCAGGCCCCTGCGGTCGGCCGCGGCATGGCGGAATGGATCGCACACGGGCACTACCGCACGCTCGATCTCTCATCCCTTCACCTGGAGCGTATCGAGGCCCGGCGCCACCTCACCGAGGCGGCGATCATCTGA
- a CDS encoding dihydrofolate reductase family protein, producing MARLVFAMNVSLDGYVDHDGFAPGPELFKHWTDCVREAGGSLYGRRLYEIMRYWDEEQPGWGANERAFAEAWRAQDKWVVSASLQEVGPNATLVEGDLATAVGRLKAEREGEIDVGGPVLAGSLSALGLIDEYRLYYHPVVLGKGTPFFAQVPPALRLVSTDAFEGGVTRLTFVPA from the coding sequence ATGGCAAGACTCGTGTTCGCTATGAACGTGTCGCTCGACGGATATGTCGACCATGATGGCTTTGCGCCGGGTCCCGAGCTTTTCAAGCACTGGACGGACTGCGTGCGGGAGGCTGGGGGCAGTCTCTACGGTCGCAGGCTCTACGAGATCATGCGCTATTGGGACGAGGAACAACCGGGCTGGGGCGCGAACGAGCGAGCCTTCGCAGAAGCGTGGCGCGCACAGGATAAGTGGGTCGTCTCTGCCAGCCTGCAAGAGGTGGGGCCGAATGCGACACTGGTGGAGGGCGACCTCGCCACGGCGGTGGGGCGGCTGAAAGCGGAACGGGAAGGTGAGATCGACGTGGGCGGCCCGGTGCTGGCGGGGAGCCTTTCGGCGCTGGGGCTGATCGACGAGTACCGGCTCTACTACCACCCCGTCGTGCTGGGGAAAGGCACGCCCTTCTTTGCGCAAGTGCCGCCGGCGCTGCGGCTGGTCTCCACCGATGCTTTCGAGGGTGGCGTGACGAGGCTGACCTTCGTGCCTGCCTGA
- a CDS encoding diacylglycerol/lipid kinase family protein, translating to MGNKACAIINRKSGRGSDEESFAQTLKLLEDRGVEAILLKKPADMAKAVDEAVAKGFDPIIAAGGDGTICGVTEALRGKGPRLGVLPLGTFNYFARSLGLPEDAEKALDVALNGADSTLSFGEINGKVFLNNASIGAYAAVLEVREDIYKNWGRSRLAAYWSVIVAMATLYRSLKMKITVDGKVHQMRSPVAFVAIRAYQLAEFDLEGVEEIEDGKMALLAARDSGRWMLLWRAMRIFFRGARKGQDYVLLSGKEIDIETSAARRFARDGERERMAGPYRFRLKENAIPIRVPHPEENEA from the coding sequence ATGGGCAACAAGGCCTGCGCGATCATCAACAGAAAATCCGGTCGCGGCAGCGACGAGGAGAGTTTTGCCCAAACACTGAAGCTGCTGGAGGATCGCGGTGTCGAGGCGATCCTGCTGAAAAAACCGGCCGACATGGCGAAGGCCGTTGATGAGGCGGTCGCCAAGGGGTTTGACCCGATCATCGCCGCTGGCGGCGACGGGACGATCTGCGGCGTCACGGAAGCATTGCGAGGCAAGGGGCCGCGGCTGGGAGTTCTGCCGCTGGGCACGTTCAACTATTTCGCACGCAGCCTCGGCCTGCCCGAGGATGCCGAGAAGGCGCTGGATGTCGCGTTGAACGGGGCTGACTCGACGCTTTCGTTCGGCGAGATCAACGGCAAGGTTTTCCTGAACAACGCCAGCATCGGTGCCTATGCCGCCGTGCTGGAGGTGCGGGAGGATATCTACAAGAATTGGGGCCGCTCCCGGTTGGCGGCCTATTGGTCCGTCATCGTTGCCATGGCGACGCTTTACCGTTCGCTCAAGATGAAGATCACGGTTGATGGCAAGGTTCACCAGATGCGTTCGCCGGTGGCGTTCGTCGCCATCCGGGCCTATCAACTGGCGGAGTTCGATCTCGAGGGCGTCGAGGAGATCGAGGACGGCAAGATGGCGCTGCTGGCGGCCCGTGACTCCGGCCGCTGGATGCTGTTGTGGAGGGCGATGCGCATCTTCTTTCGCGGCGCGCGCAAGGGGCAGGATTACGTGCTACTCTCGGGTAAGGAGATCGATATCGAAACCAGTGCCGCCCGTCGGTTCGCGCGGGATGGCGAGCGGGAGCGGATGGCGGGGCCCTACCGCTTTCGCCTGAAGGAGAATGCGATACCGATTCGCGTGCCGCACCCCGAAGAAAACGAGGCTTGA
- the ade gene encoding adenine deaminase, whose protein sequence is MPLSLEDRIATASGEIPAEIVLRGGRVFDTITGAFLEGDVAIAGGTIAGVGTYDAAEIIDVSGKILTPGFIDTHLHIESSLVTPFEFDRCVGPRGITTAICDPHEIANVIGVPGIEYFLDAATRTCMDIRVQLSSCVPSSHMETAGAEIGAEELAALHGHPQGIGLAEFMNFPGVIHRDPGCMAKLHAFAGQHIDGHAPLLRGQDLNAYIAAGIRTEHEATTAEEALEKLQKGLRILIREGSVSKDLQALMPLITERNSPYIAFCTDDRNPLDIAEQGHLDHMIRTAIAAGCEPLAVYRAATLSAAEAFGLKDRGHIAPGKRADIVVMESLAECRAEIVFSGGIRLTPEAYAARQTIPPVGRASVKAPAITPASFRTTSNRAETDVIGILPGKIITEHLHETIPVEDGDKRPDPSRDLIKIAVIERHGRNGNIATAFVKGFGLQKGAIASTVCHDHHNIAVVGASYEDMALAATRLTEIEGGFTVACDGQILAELPLPVAGLMSEAPFEEVEQTLRTLRAAALSLGVTLEEPFLQLAFLALPVIPNLKITDRGLVDVMKFEIIG, encoded by the coding sequence ATGCCACTTTCCCTCGAAGACCGTATCGCCACCGCCAGCGGCGAAATTCCTGCCGAGATCGTCCTGCGCGGCGGTCGCGTCTTCGACACGATCACCGGCGCATTCCTCGAAGGCGATGTCGCCATCGCTGGCGGCACCATCGCCGGCGTCGGCACCTACGACGCCGCCGAGATCATCGACGTTTCCGGCAAGATCCTCACACCCGGCTTCATCGACACGCACCTGCACATCGAATCCTCGCTCGTCACCCCGTTCGAGTTCGATCGCTGCGTCGGACCGCGCGGCATCACCACCGCCATCTGCGACCCGCACGAAATCGCCAACGTGATCGGCGTGCCCGGCATCGAGTATTTTCTGGATGCCGCCACCCGCACCTGCATGGACATCCGCGTGCAACTCTCCTCCTGCGTGCCATCCTCGCACATGGAAACCGCCGGGGCCGAGATCGGGGCGGAGGAACTGGCCGCCCTTCACGGCCACCCCCAGGGCATCGGCCTTGCCGAATTCATGAACTTTCCCGGCGTCATCCACCGCGATCCCGGCTGCATGGCCAAGCTGCACGCTTTCGCGGGCCAGCATATCGACGGCCACGCGCCGCTGCTGCGGGGGCAGGATCTCAACGCCTATATCGCCGCCGGCATCCGCACCGAGCATGAGGCGACCACCGCCGAAGAAGCGCTGGAAAAGCTGCAGAAGGGCCTCCGCATCCTGATCCGTGAAGGCTCCGTCTCCAAGGATCTTCAAGCCCTGATGCCGCTGATCACGGAGCGCAATTCCCCCTACATCGCCTTCTGCACGGATGACCGGAACCCCCTCGACATCGCCGAGCAGGGTCATCTCGACCACATGATCCGCACCGCCATCGCCGCCGGCTGCGAGCCGCTGGCCGTTTACCGCGCCGCCACCCTCTCGGCGGCCGAGGCGTTCGGCCTGAAGGATCGCGGCCACATCGCGCCGGGCAAGCGCGCCGATATCGTAGTGATGGAAAGCCTCGCCGAGTGCCGCGCCGAAATCGTCTTCTCCGGCGGCATCCGCCTCACGCCGGAAGCCTACGCCGCCCGCCAAACCATCCCGCCCGTGGGCCGCGCAAGCGTCAAGGCCCCCGCGATCACGCCCGCCAGCTTCCGCACCACCTCCAACCGCGCGGAGACGGACGTGATCGGCATCCTCCCCGGCAAGATCATCACCGAGCACCTGCACGAAACCATCCCGGTGGAGGACGGTGACAAACGCCCCGACCCGTCTCGCGACCTCATCAAGATCGCCGTCATCGAACGCCACGGCCGCAACGGCAACATCGCCACCGCCTTCGTGAAGGGCTTCGGCCTGCAAAAGGGCGCCATTGCCTCCACCGTCTGCCATGACCACCACAACATCGCCGTGGTCGGCGCGAGTTACGAAGACATGGCCCTCGCCGCAACCCGCCTGACGGAAATCGAGGGCGGTTTCACCGTGGCCTGTGATGGTCAGATCCTCGCCGAACTGCCCCTCCCTGTCGCCGGCCTGATGAGCGAAGCACCTTTCGAAGAGGTTGAGCAAACCCTCCGCACCCTCCGCGCCGCCGCCCTCTCCCTCGGTGTCACGCTCGAGGAACCCTTCCTCCAACTTGCCTTCCTCGCGCTACCCGTCATTCCCAACCTCAAGATCACGGACAGGGGGCTGGTGGACGTGATGAAGTTCGAGATCATCGGCTGA
- a CDS encoding metallophosphoesterase family protein: MRLFLLSDLHFGRANPDLVAPLLATIEEAAPDRVVIAGDFVQRARASHFRPACEFLERLPVPWDAVPGNHDIPLYNLPQRVLAPRAAYRHWIATETEPRVASDDAVIVGVDTTHRWHHQRGIVRRGQIRRVAEEIRANATERAVVILAHHPFHQSSEIEKRLMLNAPRALESWADAGPHIVLTGHLHKWTVEPFVTRKNKSMTLQVHCGTGLSTRLRGEPNDCAILDVSAERVTIERLSVPEGEFAFIRGQTYSYEVGDAGWINVGNQTSDAG; the protein is encoded by the coding sequence ATGCGACTGTTCCTGTTGTCAGACCTGCATTTCGGTCGCGCCAACCCGGACCTCGTCGCCCCGTTGCTGGCCACCATCGAGGAAGCCGCGCCTGACCGTGTCGTGATTGCCGGTGACTTCGTACAGCGGGCGCGGGCATCGCATTTCAGACCTGCCTGCGAATTTCTGGAGCGCCTGCCGGTGCCCTGGGACGCGGTGCCGGGCAATCACGACATTCCGCTCTATAACCTCCCGCAGCGGGTGCTGGCACCGAGGGCCGCATATCGCCACTGGATCGCGACCGAGACCGAACCGCGCGTGGCGTCGGATGATGCGGTGATCGTGGGGGTCGATACGACGCACCGGTGGCATCATCAGCGCGGGATCGTGCGGCGCGGGCAGATCAGGCGGGTGGCCGAAGAAATCCGGGCGAATGCGACGGAGCGGGCCGTGGTGATCCTTGCGCATCATCCGTTCCATCAATCCAGCGAAATCGAAAAAAGGCTGATGCTGAACGCCCCGCGTGCGCTGGAAAGTTGGGCCGATGCCGGCCCGCACATCGTGCTGACAGGGCATTTGCACAAGTGGACGGTGGAGCCGTTCGTGACCCGGAAGAACAAATCCATGACGTTGCAGGTTCACTGCGGCACCGGCCTGTCGACCCGGCTGAGGGGCGAGCCTAATGATTGTGCGATCCTCGACGTGTCGGCCGAGCGGGTGACGATCGAGCGGCTCTCGGTGCCAGAGGGCGAATTCGCGTTCATCCGGGGCCAGACCTACAGCTATGAGGTTGGCGATGCGGGGTGGATCAACGTCGGGAATCAGACTTCGGACGCGGGGTGA